The Nymphaea colorata isolate Beijing-Zhang1983 chromosome 11, ASM883128v2, whole genome shotgun sequence genome includes the window TACTGCAGCATTCACAGCATGGGTTGCTGCCTTCCCATTGGCCGTGGCTGTTAGTGCCATGACAACAGGTGCTGCCTGTCAGGTGTGGTTTTTGGTGGCAAAGCAGATGTGGCGTTCCCATTTGTTGTCGGCTCTCTTCCCCCTTGCTCGAGATCTCTCAAACCCGCGGCCTCgtcttcccttctcttccccattttctcttctcttcttcttcccctcacTCAGCCAACGGATCTACGGTTGGAGTTCAAGAAGAGTTGCTGTTCGGCGTCTCTCCAAGGCTGCATCCTCGCGTTTTCCCCAGCTAGATCGTTTAAGAAGGGTTCAGTGCATTCTTCCTAGCACACGAGGAAATTTAGAGGCTGATCCTTCATCCAGGAAGGCTGCTGCAAGTTCGGACTCCCGTGGTTCTGGAGTTCGTCTTCACCAGCAGCAAATCGACCTCCCGCGTCCCCAAGACCAGGCAAGTCTTGATCTCCAATCCAATTTTGCCTTTGGGTTGCCCCTGATTGGATAGATCTAGCTTGATGGGTTTCAAGGTGGAACTCTTCTTCTTGGCGAAATCCCGAGTTTTAGAGCCGTTCCCGCGGCCTTAGACCACATTTAGATCAATCTCATCGCCTCCAACGCATTCCTAATCAATATCCCCTGATCCTCATGAGATTGGGAGTGTATATCATCCACGGAGACAGGAGAAATCGCGGCCTCAACCCGTCGGTTTCAGCCTGTCCATATCGCCGGCGTAGCAGACTTGCAAACCTTGATCCGGCGAATCTAGGCTTCATTTGAGCAATCATCCTTCACCATCACCGTCGCCCTAGTCTGAAATATCATCCCTCCAAGTTTGATGCGATTCCCAGCAAGGACGAGGGAGATATTGGCATCGGACGTTCGCTGCACACTTTCCGGTGAGACAGCAGACTTTCGGGTGGATTTCCGTTGTCTCCAGCAGCGATCTCCGGACCAGACCACCACCATTGATTTCGCCCAGATCTCAGCTTTCCAACAGACCAACTTGCAACGAATTCAGGCCAGATTCGAAGAGGTTCCAGCCATCGAATGGAATCCTCCGGCGATAAGGGCCTATTACACCGGCGTGGCCAACGGTGAAAGCATCCCTATTCGTCAACGAATTAGGGTTCTCCGACGATCCGGTTACGTTTCCAGAAATACTTTTGCATAATTTATATTATCTTTATTTCTGGATTTTCTTTCCATCCACCTGATTAAAGACCTAGATCCGTTATGGGTAATTGTAATTTTCCATAAGGTCCTTTTCAAACCAGTTCTCTATTTTCGTATCTAACTTACCAAGTGTCTCCCATAGATAGTGCCAATCATGAAGACTGCTAAATTCCTGCTCTTTCATTTTTATGGTCAGGTCCATTTAGCCCATTATATGGATAATCTCAAGCTACAATATGAACAGTAAAAATAAAGATAGATTAAAATGCTAACAAGGATACCAGCTACTTCTCTTATTTAAGGAAGATGAAGCTCACATATAGACTACCAAAATGTTaataatgtctttcttttgattttttacttGCAATAACCagagtttcaaaaatttaatcatATGTGATGCATTATTGAGATAATAATGGTCAAAAAATaggtttcaaaaccaagttGAAAGAAAGCCTCGTTTTAAACAAACCTAATTTGCACAAAGATAAGGTTGTGTATGTTTTGATAACTATTAtgctttttctaaaaaatgaaattgtttGACACCAATTAGCTAAATAATCACTACAATGGCACCACCAGCAAGGGACACGCCATCCTACCAAACTGAATGTTTTTCAGCCAGCCCCAGCTAGAAAATAACCAAATTTTCAAAggcaaactctctctctctcacacatacaGATAATCACACAAAAATTCAATGACTAATCATTTTAGCTAGTCATGACCTAAAAATGTCATCCCACTATCATCAGTACCATATATCACCAATCCAACAATTGCTTGAGAAATAGTTGGCTAGATTTAAGACCCAGTGTAATATCCAGGGGTGTGCCATTTATACTAAACAATGCCACTTGAACAGTTCTCCAACCAATGGTTCTCTATGAAATGGAATACTGTGAAAATCATGTGTGGTACTTGGAGGTCCATCAATAATTGTATTAATCTCACTCTGAAATAGCTCGGTAGTAGAGGAAGCATTCTTGCACACAATTAAGGTGGTGCCAAGTTTTTGCTTGCATTCTTTGACCACCGTATCAGAAAACAAACACGCAAACTTCTGGTTCATGACATGAACAGCTATCCAAACAGGCAAACACTAAGTCTAAAATGAAACAACCATGTGAATTAAACATAtgataattaaaaattattccAACCCCTTTTGGGTTTCACATGGTCAGCTATTAAAGCAAAAACAGGAGATAAAGTGCAAAAATTGCGTACTCTTTATATAGTTTCTTCACTCTCTGTCTACTCTCCTGCAGTGTCTCCATGTCTGTTGCCTGCAACCATGCTGAGAAATTTAGTTataaagttcaaaattcagaGATTATCGAACACCAGTTCCTTTGAAGAGATCTTGTCCATTTAAGGCATGAGGCGGAGATTTGAAACTGGGAGCATAAGACAAACCCCACGCATCTGATTACTGATTTCCTTTAACTGTGGTCGCATCAGCTGCATATATGCCCTGATAGGGGAAAAAGAATcttaaaaccttgtttttgtATATGTAAATTGGAAATAAACAGACAAAACCATGGTATAAGGATGATCTAATCAGATAGTGAAAGCAAACGAGAAAAGTCCAGCTTCAGAACTATATTAGCAAATACAATTTCTTAGTTAGAAAGCCAGCATGATGCTAGACAAATATGATACAAAAAGTAGACAAGCTAACAGTTTATCAAAAATATATGAGCAAGTAGCAAAAGCACAATATAAGTCATATTACGAAGAAAATTGCAAAGTCATTCAAGCAACACAATCACCTAGGTTGATTAGACGATGCAAACTAGTTAAGCGATAGGAGATGAGCATAGTAATAAAGAAGGCAAAGCAACAGAAATATAGGACAGAACAAAACTGCAACATACTGTGAGTTTTGAAGTAGCTTTGAGCTGATTTATTAAGAGAGGAACAGTTATTCCACGAATCAGAAGAGTTGTTAGAGCGATAGCAGTCCACCTAAGATCACGaaggggaaaagagaaaaaaagaaagtcacGTATTAGCTTGAAAAGGAAACTGTGCATTACAGAATTAGATTTGGGATGACGCAAACAAGTTATCGTCAACACTGAAAGCAATTAGCAGAGTATTTATCCACAACTATGTAAAAGCAGATAAATCTTATCCGTTCAACACTGAAGCTGAAGAAAATCCTTTGTCCATAACACCAGGCAGCCATGAAAAGCAGTAGTAAGTCAATCATAGATAGGTACAGAACTTGGCAGACCCTAAAAAGAAGTCTTATAACTGAACGAGATATGCCCTTCCCCTGGGGCTTCTTGTGTCATTCCATCAACATAATGAATGATTAGCTGCTTATTGATAGCCAAGAACACACATGTGAGAGGATTCAGGAGCCACACAGTTCACGGCTAATATAGTTCTATAAATAATCTGTAGGACATAAAATTGGCGAACATTTTTTATCTTCACGACAAAGGGACTCACATGTGGCTAAACTTTCCAAATGCTTCTGACTGAAGCATGAGACCAATATAAGGACCATGATGAGAAAATGCAGGGCGTTTGACGCATCTCCTAGTTCATGCAGCACAGCTGCACAAGTTCAGAATTGAATCAACGTTTAGCAACGTTTCGGCATTTGGCTTCCCAAGGCATCGGTGTGAAAAAGAGACAGTATAATTATTAGCTTGAATAGCTTCCAAAAGACAATAGATCGTACACTGGGCGAGTACATCCTACCAATTCAACCCAGTATAATAGTGAACTGCGTCGACGAGGTACTGCAAGGCCGCAACGGGTAAGAACGAGTCGGCGGCGGCGACCGCAACTTCGTCTACGCCGGGCGTCTGGACGACGGCCTCCACGGCCTTCTCCGTAAGAACTTCCGCGACGTCGTTCATGTATTCGATCTTGTCGGTCTCCTCGCCGATCGTGCTGCTCGAATAGTGCCGCGGAGCCGAGACAGCTCCGAGAGGGAGAAGGACGCCGTACGGGCGCCTCGGCTTCAACCAGGAGGAGACCGCCAGTGTCTCTCTGTCGGGAATGAGATGGCGAGGCGGACGGAATATTGGACGCGATTGAGGAGGAGGATAAGAAGTAGTTGGGTCGtcgtggcggtggtggtggaggcGGAGAGGTGGTGGGTGCGGATAAGAAGGGAAAGGGAGGAGGAGATGCGCCGTGCGCCACCGCCGGCGGCCGCCGGTGATGCAGGCGAGTACAAGGAAGACGGGTTTTGTTTGCGGGAAGTGCAAACGGCGATCGCCGATCGGGGACCTTGCCAAGCAAAGAACCGGTGCTTCCTGCTGGCTACTGCAGCCTCGATCGTGGTTCGGGTCCGAGGCGTCATATTTCGTTTTAAAATGATGTAAATATTAGCCATCTATTTGGTGATGAACGGTTAATAAATATTGGCTGTaataatgcattttttaagCAACAAAAATATTACGACCAAAATGGAAACGGATGTGGGGTGTTTGGTTCCTTCATACCTGATTtgttttagatccaaataaatGGACTTAAGATCGGGTCGTCTATCGGCTCGTATCGGTCGCTGCACATCATCCACTAAACAGAAACGATCCTAATTGCTCACCTATACGAGCTGAAAAAAtaactatttttattttagtaaaATAAAATAGCTTATTcgttaattttttaataaatttattttttttaaggactATTCCTCGAGCCAAGCTCGATCTATGGTTCGTAAAACAACCCTACGAACAACCCTTGAGCCAAGATTATTTGGATCTAGGTTAGAAAATTGGCTGCATTCATGGGTGCAGATCGAGCGTGACTCTGACACCACCCTTACATATGGGTCAACCATGACTCATTGTTTTCTAAGATTTTCTAATGAGATTAAATTGGAAAGTGATATTTATAACCCTAGAAATGCACTTGCAACACTCATGAGATGCTCACAAGCAAATGTACATACAATGGATCCAAACTACTAAAACACAACTCAACAATTCATTTTAACAGTGAGCCCTAAGTTGCGCTCAACATGTTTTTAAAGGAGCAAAACTTCTTTAttaccattttttttgtgaatatgtcTACAATTTTTGTGCCAATATGCCCACGAGTGGCTTTGATATTTATCTttttgtctaaagaaatgctaaaatattttcattatgTTTAGTTTGTCTTTGTTTTATATGTCTTACTAGTACTTTGGTTACCACAACAGATGGCTAACTTTGGTAAAGTTCCTCCAAATTTAGCCAAAACGTGAAACAAGTTAATGCAGGCCACAAGGACACGCTCCTCTCTAATCGATTTTTTCTGTTCACAGGTGTACACATAACAGTCCCTCTCCAGCCCCCGACCCCGAGCCCCCCGACTCCATTGTCGTCCGTCTCCGCTGCCTTTGTCCTCCGTCTCCCTGTCTCTGCCCCCGTGCTGcctttctcctccctctccgcccCCGTCTCTGCCCCCCgcactttctctttctctccttctcctccgtcccccgagctgccctaaccctttctgtttctctccttcccctctGTCTCCGCGGGAGGGCGATCGCTGGACGGCGATTCTCACGAACGGGGATTCTCGGCACACTTTTCAGACAAGGGGATTTTTGGTGgatttctctcttgctctcatCCAAGCCAAGATTCGGAGAATGACCGGCCATGGAGTTCAGTCGGCCGGTGTTTGGGTTTGCTGTTGGAGGTGGGtttctctccttccctctctctccctctcggcTAATTCGTTCCTTGGTCTACATAGGCGATAGAGTT containing:
- the LOC126410575 gene encoding mitochondrial inner membrane protein OXA1-like isoform X2, with protein sequence MNDVAEVLTEKAVEAVVQTPGVDEVAVAAADSFLPVAALQYLVDAVHYYTGLNWWTAIALTTLLIRGITVPLLINQLKATSKLTGIYAADATTVKGNQ
- the LOC126410575 gene encoding mitochondrial inner membrane protein OXA1-like isoform X1 yields the protein MNDVAEVLTEKAVEAVVQTPGVDEVAVAAADSFLPVAALQYLVDAVHYYTGLNWWTAIALTTLLIRGITVPLLINQLKATSKLTLMRPQLKEISNQMRGVCLMLPVSNLRLMP